A region of Etheostoma cragini isolate CJK2018 chromosome 2, CSU_Ecrag_1.0, whole genome shotgun sequence DNA encodes the following proteins:
- the si:dkey-245p14.4 gene encoding exocyst complex component 1-like, whose protein sequence is MSSLLREEMQRVLFRPDKQRLIEFIEIEEPTHGRHFICVSVSKSKVVQLSIVRCQISQTSLKAGSKRSHTKRSSIQECYRRTEVWSLKDLTLVDGRDPDVDDPCFLLHFDKVRTVTAVSCSAKYTFVRALVALSDKHCPMSLNLRNFDWAYIKPTSFYSNRGDCVVLSQICFYAFNLVCLSMCPVPLDA, encoded by the exons ATGTCGTCTCTTCTGAGGGAGGAGATGCAGAGAGTTTTATTCCGACCTGATAAACAGAGATTGATTGAGTTTATTGAGATTGAAGAGCCGACGCACGGAAGACATTTTATCTGTGTCTCAG TTTCAAAAAGCAAAGTGGTGCAGTTATCAATAGTCCGATGTCAGATATCTCAGACGTCCCTAAAGGCTGGATCCAAGAGGTCCCACACCAAACGCTCCAGCATACAGGAGTGCTACAGGAGGACGGAGGTCTGGTCCCTGAAAGACCTGACTCTTGTTGACGGACGGGACCCTGATGTG GATGACCCCTGTTTCCTGCTGCACTTTGACAAGGTGCGTACAGTGACGGCCGTCAGCTGCTCTGCCAAATACACGTTTGTGCGTGCCCTGGTTGCTCTCAGCGACAAGCACTGCCCGATGTCACTGAACCTGCGGAACTTTGACTGGGCCTACATCAAGCCCACCTCCTTTTACTCGAATAGAGGAGACTGTGTTGTTCTTTCACAGATATGCTTCTATGCATTCAATTTGGTGTGTCTGTCCATGTGTCCCGTGCCTCTGGATGCATAA